Within the Deltaproteobacteria bacterium genome, the region CGCAAGTCCGCCAACGGTCCTGGTTCAAGGCGCTGGAGCATGCGGGCCGCGGCAATGGCGGCGTGCCCCACGTCTTCAGAGTTCGGCATCAATCTCCTCCTGCTTTCCGGTCTGTTGAAGTTGCGGATCCAGCTTCCACACCCGTGATCGGAATGCCCGGCGGGCGCGTGTTTCGGCCCTCGGCCGCTGAATGGATGGGCAAGGAATGCTGGACATGGAGGTTTCCAGCTCCGCGTGGGCGGCATCCAACAGGGCGAGTCGGAACCCGCGTCCCGCCGTTTCCTGAGCGTCGGTGTCGCCCGAGTCCTCCGCCACGAGCCGCCACCAAAGGTGCGAGAAAAACAGCCTGTCGGCCACGCGATCAAACCGCTCTCTAGCGGATCTCGAACTCGCGTACTGGCCTTTACCCACCTGATCCCAATCACCACGTCCGGAAAGGAGGGCAATGGCATTGCGTAACGCCTCGTCGAAGGCCTTGATCTCGTCCAGTTGCAGCTTCGACAACTTCCCCGCGGCCGCCGATCGAAATAGCCGAACGGCACGATCCGGGACAGGAACAACGCGACTCTTGAAGCCCTCCGTCTTGCTGTTTCCGCGGGCCAAGGCCTCGGCGACGAGCACGCTGTCGGTAACGTCCTCGTTGGGTCCGAGTTGTGCCAGCAAAGGGACCTGCCATTCTCCTCCGAACAGGAGATCCGCCAACTTTCTGTAGTCGAAGTCGCCGCCGCCCAACGTCAGCGCCTTGTGTTCGTTGATGTGCACCGGAGCCCACGGATCACCGACGTACCCACGGTAGACCTTGGCGTCGACGCGAGCAGCCTTCGAGACGGCCCTGACAGCCGAGAGGCCTCGCTCTGACTGGACGAGACGGACTCGCCGGGCGACCTCGATGAACCATGGGTCCAAGGTGCGCAGGTCGAGTTGACTGCCCTCCAGCCAGTCCAGACACCAGAGAAGCGCAGGACCGCCTTCGGTGCCGAATTCGGAACCTTTGCCCTCGCGCCGTTCATGGAGAAGCCGCTGGACGTCGCGACACCACCATTTGCTTGGGTTAAGCCGGCAGTCTTCACCTCGCGCCGGTACAAGTCCCATCATCGGGCGGCTGGAAGACCCGCCATTCATCCGGGCGATGCCGTAGTTTCCAGCACCGTCGTAGCCCGCGGACGTCTGCAAAGAGACGAGCGCGAACAACCAGTCTTCCGCCTCCACGTCGCGCGCCACGGTTTGTTTGAGATCGTGGTTGCGTGCCGTGATGAGCAGGTCCAACGCGTCCGGTGTCGGCACGGGCGACCACTTCAGGCCAACGGGGGCCGGCGGTTGAAGGAAGGCGGGCTGGGCGTTGTCCTCTACGACCAGATGCCAAGGGCCATCGTCCGTGTGGTTTGGCGTCAGGGCGCGTAGCAGATTCGTCCATTCATCAGCGTCGCTGGGGAGAGCCTCCCGCCCGGCATTCCAAAGCGCCAAGGCGGCAAGCTGCACAAGAAACATGTGCCACGCGGGACGCTGGTGGGGCCTCAGGGCCGGGAACGCCGCTACCTCGCCTCGCGCCATCGCTGCCAGAAGCTCCGATAGTGCAAGACGTTGCGCTGTCGATATCGATATGATGCGGCTTGTCAAAAGGTTCATCTGCGTCTTCCGAGTTCCTTCCCGATATCGTGATGAAATAAAACAATAGGTTATTATCGATAAGTTGTATCAATATATGAAAACCAATCTCACGGCAAAACTGCCAGCCCTTTCCGCGAGTAAGCGAACTCGCGTTCCCCCACCAACAGCACAAGCCCACCGGGAACCGGGTTGACCTCAACCGTTTCCGCATCCGTTGACGAGATGCCCGCCGACCAGCGTGCTGGTAGCGTGATTTGCGAGATGCGGTTCGCGAAAGGGCTGATCGGACTGGGATCAAGCGTCAACACGACGCCGTCCTCGCCCAACCGGGTCATGATGCGCTCGTCACCCGGCGGAAAGGGACTGTCCTCGTACCGGTGTTCCCGGTCGAGCCAGCGCAAGCGGGCCAACGCGCGCTCAGCCGCCTCGACGCCTCCCAACGTCCGTTCGTAGGCGATCCATGCCTCCCCTTTTTCAAGGATCAGTGCCGCCGTTCGCTCCGGATGGGTGGCGGCTTCCACCAGCCGGCGATTCATCTCGGGGATATTCCAAAGCGGCTCGTGTTCGATCAGCCGCCTCGTAAGTTCCACCACCGGCAGGTCCCGGTAGATGCCCTGAAACTCCCCCTGAGCTTCCCAACCACCCAGACCGTTTTCGAAGTCGGGCGCCGTCAACCGATCAAGCCCATCCGCGGGCGTCAGGACGACGGTCTTGGCGTCCTCGAAACCCTCGGGACGCGGCAGTTGATGCCGATGCAACCGCCCGACACGTTGCAATAGAACGTCGACCGGGCATAGATCCGTGATCAGGTAGTCAGCGTCGATGTCGAGGGACTGTTCCAGCGTCTGAGTCCCGATGACGACGACACCCATCCGAGGACGTTGTGGGTTCGGCGCGAGTACCTCCTCGACCGCCCGATCCAGAAGCACTCGATCCTCCGCGGCAAAGCGGCCGTGGTGAAGCGCCGGGCCGTCGGCGGCCTGGAGCAGTCGTGCGGTGCCGCCAAGTTCCTGCACGGCCTCCCATGTCTCCACCGCCTTCGTTACCGTATTGCGAATGACCAGAACCCGCGCTCCCTGGTTCGCCGCTTTCAACGCCAACTCCGCGGCACGGTCCGGCGCCATGTCGTCCAACTCCAGGCGCACCTCCTTGGAGCATCGGATCCCCTCCGTCCACCTGGGCTCCGGTTTGCCGCCGGTCCACACGGCCGGATAGCTCGTGGCCACGGCGTCGGAAAAGCCTGGCTGGGTTTCGCCGGTCCAGCGCACCCGTGCGCGGGACCCTAGCGTGGCCGACATCAACATCGCGTAACCCCCGAGTGCCAGATGCGCATCCAGCAGTTGGGCCAGTACCCCGGTCATGTAGGCATCGGATGCGTGGACCTCGTCGATGACCAGCAGGCTCCGGCTGAGTGCACTGCCCCGCAGGTGGGCGTGCTTGATCTTCAGGCCCGCCAGCATGGCTTGGTCCACCGTACCCACCGCGACAGTCGCGGCGAGGAAGCGCGTCGCATGTTCTGCCGCCCACCGTGCCGGCACGCTTCCCGACCGGTCCTCCCAAAGGAATTGCCACCCCGGAAGACGGCGCCCCGTGGCCTCTCCCGCCGCGAGCAACCCCGGAACGGCAAGGATGGCCTCGGGACCGTGGTCCCCGAACACCCGCTTCATGGCCTTGTGGGCGCGGCCATGGAGCTGTCGCGCCGCTGCCCGCGTGGGAACGGCGAAGTAGAGCCCCTCGACGCGTCCCGCCGCGAAGAGCTGGGCAAAACGCCAGAGAGCGGCCTCGGTCTTCCCTGAGCCCGTTTCGGCCTCGAGGATCACCAGCCTTTCCTCATCACTCATCCCGCCCACAACGTCCTGCGCAGGATTCGGCTGCGCGTAACCCGTCAACTCCGTGAACGACAGCGAAGGACGGCGCGGGAGGCGCGCGACATCGAGCCCAAGCTCCGTGACGGCGCGGGCTGCCCGGTCGCGCGCCACCTCTTCGTAGTCCTGATCGAAAGTCCCGATGAACTCGAAGAACCGCTTGTCCGACCCAACCCAATCAGCTAACGCGGTCAAGCCCGCGAAGAAGTGGACAAACCTCGGGTGCTCGGGGAGGTTCCCGCCGTCCGTGAACGCCTCTCGGAACCAGCGACGCACGGCATCCGCCATGGTGGCCGCCTGCCCGCGCCAGTCGTAGTGCGGGAGCGTGGGCCAATCCGCGGCCGTGGCCTGCGAACCTTGCTCGATGGGTCGCCCGTGGTGCGACAGACTTGCGACGAGCAAAGGCTCGACGCCCGCACCCCACTGCGCGAGGGACTGGAGCACCTCCCGGAACGGATGATCCGGCAACTTCCAGGACAGTTCCAGGAAATGCAGGCTCTCCGGCACGTGGCCCCGCTCGGGCCAAGTCCATAGGCCCTCCCGCCAGCCCTTGGCCTGAAACGCGGGATGAAGCTTTCCAATATCGTGCACGAAGACGATGGCCCCCAGCCGGGCGACAGTCTGGCGCGACAACGTCATTTCCGCCGCCTTTTCGGCCCTGGCGCGGAACACCGGCAGATCGAGCAGCCGCTGGAAGACCGCGGCCACGTCCATCGAATGGTGTGCCAAGTGGTGCGTGAAACCGTCGCGGCCGTCCGTCTTGCCCCAGGCAGTTCGGTTCATCTCGTTATCACTCATTCCACTCTCGTATCATTCGTGGCCCCTCGTCCGCACTCGCAACTGTCCGACACGACCTCACGGACACTCCAACACCAGGGTATCCCGTCCTCCCTGCTGTACCTTCCTTCGCAGAACAGGAAGCACCTACCCGCAACCGATAGCAGGCAGGAGTGACATCCGGGGTCAAACCCGATCAAGAATCTTGCGGGCTTCGTCGCGGACCTTGTCACGGAAGGCGGCGGGGCCGACGACCTGCACGCCCCCGCCGAAGTGAAGCACCCAGCCCACCAGCTCGGGAGTATCGGCGACCCGGAGCGAAAGGACCAGGCGTCCGTCTTGGGTTTCGTGGACGTGCTGGCTGTGGTGCCAGATGCGGCCCTTCACCCATGCGGTCGTGGCCTTGTCGAACAGCAGCTCCAGCTCGATGGGCTTACCGCGCATCACTACGAGGGAGTCCTTGACGTAGGCGTCCAGGTCGAAGCCCAAGGGCATCTGGCACGGGCGGTTGGTGACGGCCAGGGAGCGGATGCGATCCACCGCGAACGTGCGCACGTCCCTTCGGAGGTGACAGTAGCCGATGAGGAAGAGCCCGCCGTCCGCATACCACAGGCGGTATGGATCGACGTCCCGGCGCCGTGTCTGGTTGCGCGAGGCGGTGTAGTAGCGGACCTGCACCGTGCGAGTACGCGAAATGGCCCGTGAGAGCTGGTCGATGGTGTGCCGGTGCTCGCGGTAGGTCTTGTGCGAGCCGAGCCCCACGGCGAACTGCCCTCGCAAGTTCTCGACATACGTCGCGCCTTCGGCGGGCAACGCCGCGGCGGCCTTGGTCAGTGCAGAATCGAGAGACGCCTTGATCTCCGTCCCGTCCAAGGGCTTCAGCAGGTCGCGGCTGAACACCAGCGCCATGAGCTCCGTCGGCGACAGCGCCAGTGGCAGGGTCTGGCGGTATCCGTCCATCAGACGCCACACGGTTTGACCGTTTCGGCGCTCGGTGATGAGGGGAATGTGGGCGGCCTCCAGGGCCTCCAGGTCGCGGCGAATGGTGCGAGGATGACGCGAGTAGTCCTCCGGCAGAGACTCCGCAAGCTCCGACAGAGTCGCGCCCCGGACGTCCTCCAGCCTCTTCAACAACAGCCACTGGCGCGTGACTTGGTCGTTGCGCGGCATGCTTGTATCCAGGGATCGAGGCTGGCCATACCAGCGGCGCGGCGTGAGAACCAGCGGGAACCAGCGCGCCGGCGCGTTCAGCTTCCGTTAAGGACGGCCAACCGGGCTACCGCCTTCTCGTGGTAGAGACGGTCGACCGCGTTTCTCGGGGGGGCTTGGACGGCGTGCTTGAGCTGGCGGAGCGCTTCCGCACGGTGGCGTCGCTCGTCCATCTTCAAGAGGGCGAACGCGTACTCGACGCGCGCCACCTTGTTGTGGGGCACGAGTTCGATGCTGCGCTGGTAGTGCTTGCGCGCTTTCTTCGCGGTGGCGCCGTAAAGGAGCCCAGCCATCGGCCCCGCGCCTTTGACGAGTTTCGCGTGCCATGTGGCCATGCTGAGATGCGCCCCGGCCTTGTCGGGGGCCAGCCGGAGCGCCTTGTCGATGGCGTTCCGCGCCTTCCGGGCGTATCCCCCCGCCACGGCCTTGACGAAACCGATGGCGCGGGCGTACCGGCCCATGGCATGGGCCAGTTGGATGTGCGCTTCCGGGTTGCGCGGGTCGAGCCGGATGGCGCTCTTGGCCAACCGGATCGCACGCTTGTAGAGCGGCTCCTTCACGCGCGTCTCGGAAGAGAGGTGACCGTGCATCACCAACGCCAGCGCCGCCAATGCGTAACCCTCGGAAGTCCGGAGCTTTTCGGCTAGTTCCGCGGCGGCGGCAAAGCGGCCGTCGGCATAGGCCGCGCGCGCCTGTTCCATCGATTGCGCCGAGGCCGCACACGCGAGCAGGAGCGCCCAAGCGAGGCTCAGGAAAACCGGCAAGACGATCTTGATCACGGGATGGACCTGGGAAGCCGGTCGGAGACTGTGGGGCTCGATTCTCATGCTTTGCTTCAATGATGAGAAGGCAACCGGCTAAATTATAGGGCAAATAAAAGAAGAGTGCAACGAAGAAATTTCATCGTTGCAGTCGCCCTTGGTGAGAAAGGAACGGCCGGCCCTGAACCGGCCGGACCGTGAGGAGCCGTCCAAGGAGGCTACGGAAGGAGGCGTGAAGGTGAGGAACGGTCTCGGGGGCGGGGTCGAGACTGCCGTCTTCACCGCGGTCGGCGCCAGTCTCGATCCCCGTCCTCCCGGCTCTTGAGGCTTACTGGAGGGTCTTGGTGCCCGGACCCGTGATACGCGAGACACGCGCCCGGGTCTTCTTGATCTCGAACATCAGGATGCGTTTCTGGAGCGGATCGAAACGGATTCGCAGCGTGCGGCCGCCGACGTCCACGTCCGCCACACCATCCTCGCCGTCATCGATCTTGTGCAGGGCCGAGAGCACCGACAACCCCACCAACGAGGCGTCTACCTCGACCCACTTCTTAGGAACTTCCCGGCCTCCGTCCACCGGCCTCAGATGTCGTCTTGTCTCGCGTGGCATTGCTTCCCCTTCTTGATCTTAGAAGTCGCGTCATTCGCGTCATGACTGCGCTTGACGGGAAGTTATCAATTGACTACTATGATGTCAAGCATTTTTTCAACTGAGAACTATATACATCATGCCGAGGAAAAAGACAAGACTCCCCAAGACCGACCTTGCCCGCCGCCTGACGCTCGCCATGGCGGAACGCGACCCCATGGAGGTAGCGCAGCGCGCGGGCATCTCCAAGACCGCGGTATACAACTACATGGCCGGCGACCGGGCGCCACAGTCCGCCATCCTGCACCGGTTGGCTTCGGTGTGCGGGGTGTCGCTGGAATGGCTGCTGGCCATTAGCGACCGTGTCCGGGACGTGTCCGGGCATGTGCCCGACGACCTTCCCATCGTGGGGCGGGCCGGGGCGGGCCGGGGCGAGTTCTCCGAGGACGGCTTCCCCGTGGGCGAGGGATGGCGCCGGGTATCGCGTCCCTACGACCTCAAGGACGCCAACGCCTTCGGTGTCGAGGTGCGCGGTCACTCAATGAGCCCTCGCTATGAAGACCGGGAAATCGTGGTATGCTCGCCCGACAAGGAGTGGCACTCCGGCGACTACTGCGTGGTCAAGACCGTGGGCGGTGAGTACCTGATCAAGCGAATCAAGCGGGAAAACGGCCACTTGGTGCTCATCAGCATCGCCCACGGCTACGATCCCATCATCATGCCGCTGTCGGAGATCGCCGGCATCTACCGCATCGTCTGGAAGAAGGAACGATAGGGGAATAGGGAGAACCCATGGCAGACTACACCGAGATCCTTTACGAGAAGCGCGGCGCCGCGGGGGTGATAACGCTCAACCGGCCCCAGGTGATGAACGCCATAAGCCCGACGGTGCAGGAAGAGATGTCGGCGGCGCTGGACGACGCCGTGGCCGACCCCAAGGTGCGCGCCATCATCATCACCGGCGCCGGGCGCGCGTTCTCCGCGGGCATGGACCAGGGCCCCAAGCCGGGCCGGCGGCGCGACCTGGAATGGCCCTACGGCGTCCCCACGGGCCAGTCCGCGTCGGACTGGATCGATTCCTGGCGCGGACGCGAGGGCAACCACTTCCTGCGCCTGTGGGAACTGGACAAGCCGGTCATCGGCGCCATCAACGGCTGGGCCATGGGCGCGGGCTCGTGGCTGGCGTTGTGCACCCACATCACCATCGCCTCCGAGCACGCCGTCTTCGCCCAGCCCGAGGTGCGCCACGGCTCCAACACGAGCTTCCTCTGGACCATGCTCGCCGGCGTCAAGAACTCGCTGCGCTACGGTCTCGTGGGCGACCACATCGACGCCCAGGAGGCCCTGCGCATCGGCCTCGTCATCAAGGTAGTGCCGCACGAGCGGCTGCTGGACGAATGCCTGGAGCTGGCGGAGCGCATCGCCCTG harbors:
- a CDS encoding CRISPR-associated protein Cse1, whose protein sequence is MNLLTSRIISISTAQRLALSELLAAMARGEVAAFPALRPHQRPAWHMFLVQLAALALWNAGREALPSDADEWTNLLRALTPNHTDDGPWHLVVEDNAQPAFLQPPAPVGLKWSPVPTPDALDLLITARNHDLKQTVARDVEAEDWLFALVSLQTSAGYDGAGNYGIARMNGGSSSRPMMGLVPARGEDCRLNPSKWWCRDVQRLLHERREGKGSEFGTEGGPALLWCLDWLEGSQLDLRTLDPWFIEVARRVRLVQSERGLSAVRAVSKAARVDAKVYRGYVGDPWAPVHINEHKALTLGGGDFDYRKLADLLFGGEWQVPLLAQLGPNEDVTDSVLVAEALARGNSKTEGFKSRVVPVPDRAVRLFRSAAAGKLSKLQLDEIKAFDEALRNAIALLSGRGDWDQVGKGQYASSRSARERFDRVADRLFFSHLWWRLVAEDSGDTDAQETAGRGFRLALLDAAHAELETSMSSIPCPSIQRPRAETRARRAFRSRVWKLDPQLQQTGKQEEIDAEL
- the cas3 gene encoding CRISPR-associated helicase Cas3' yields the protein MSDNEMNRTAWGKTDGRDGFTHHLAHHSMDVAAVFQRLLDLPVFRARAEKAAEMTLSRQTVARLGAIVFVHDIGKLHPAFQAKGWREGLWTWPERGHVPESLHFLELSWKLPDHPFREVLQSLAQWGAGVEPLLVASLSHHGRPIEQGSQATAADWPTLPHYDWRGQAATMADAVRRWFREAFTDGGNLPEHPRFVHFFAGLTALADWVGSDKRFFEFIGTFDQDYEEVARDRAARAVTELGLDVARLPRRPSLSFTELTGYAQPNPAQDVVGGMSDEERLVILEAETGSGKTEAALWRFAQLFAAGRVEGLYFAVPTRAAARQLHGRAHKAMKRVFGDHGPEAILAVPGLLAAGEATGRRLPGWQFLWEDRSGSVPARWAAEHATRFLAATVAVGTVDQAMLAGLKIKHAHLRGSALSRSLLVIDEVHASDAYMTGVLAQLLDAHLALGGYAMLMSATLGSRARVRWTGETQPGFSDAVATSYPAVWTGGKPEPRWTEGIRCSKEVRLELDDMAPDRAAELALKAANQGARVLVIRNTVTKAVETWEAVQELGGTARLLQAADGPALHHGRFAAEDRVLLDRAVEEVLAPNPQRPRMGVVVIGTQTLEQSLDIDADYLITDLCPVDVLLQRVGRLHRHQLPRPEGFEDAKTVVLTPADGLDRLTAPDFENGLGGWEAQGEFQGIYRDLPVVELTRRLIEHEPLWNIPEMNRRLVEAATHPERTAALILEKGEAWIAYERTLGGVEAAERALARLRWLDREHRYEDSPFPPGDERIMTRLGEDGVVLTLDPSPISPFANRISQITLPARWSAGISSTDAETVEVNPVPGGLVLLVGEREFAYSRKGLAVLP
- a CDS encoding WYL domain-containing transcriptional regulator translates to MPRNDQVTRQWLLLKRLEDVRGATLSELAESLPEDYSRHPRTIRRDLEALEAAHIPLITERRNGQTVWRLMDGYRQTLPLALSPTELMALVFSRDLLKPLDGTEIKASLDSALTKAAAALPAEGATYVENLRGQFAVGLGSHKTYREHRHTIDQLSRAISRTRTVQVRYYTASRNQTRRRDVDPYRLWYADGGLFLIGYCHLRRDVRTFAVDRIRSLAVTNRPCQMPLGFDLDAYVKDSLVVMRGKPIELELLFDKATTAWVKGRIWHHSQHVHETQDGRLVLSLRVADTPELVGWVLHFGGGVQVVGPAAFRDKVRDEARKILDRV
- a CDS encoding helix-turn-helix domain-containing protein → MPRKKTRLPKTDLARRLTLAMAERDPMEVAQRAGISKTAVYNYMAGDRAPQSAILHRLASVCGVSLEWLLAISDRVRDVSGHVPDDLPIVGRAGAGRGEFSEDGFPVGEGWRRVSRPYDLKDANAFGVEVRGHSMSPRYEDREIVVCSPDKEWHSGDYCVVKTVGGEYLIKRIKRENGHLVLISIAHGYDPIIMPLSEIAGIYRIVWKKER
- a CDS encoding enoyl-CoA hydratase/isomerase family protein; protein product: MADYTEILYEKRGAAGVITLNRPQVMNAISPTVQEEMSAALDDAVADPKVRAIIITGAGRAFSAGMDQGPKPGRRRDLEWPYGVPTGQSASDWIDSWRGREGNHFLRLWELDKPVIGAINGWAMGAGSWLALCTHITIASEHAVFAQPEVRHGSNTSFLWTMLAGVKNSLRYGLVGDHIDAQEALRIGLVIKVVPHERLLDECLELAERIALVPPETVKINLAIATLGMEMMGLRDALMLDSQLSAPAHVMLREEHRRPLNEAREKNIREYLQLRDGPFQPEPFGPRSKPRQ